From a single bacterium genomic region:
- a CDS encoding isoprenylcysteine carboxylmethyltransferase family protein, whose protein sequence is MIASGVAEDVRKRSGAYWRDLVFSRLLPALFFSVFLARQLLFVWEGFHSIRQPSDLLFVLQQLLALAYFTMLVVLYSTRLPKRGTDHRLAVVLIAFTGTFSAIGASFLPGGGHREGLVLFADITATAGLAYSVWGLAYLRRSFSIIPEARRLVTGGPYSFSRHPVYLGEVVTAIGVNLATAGWPGGLAVLYFVICELLRIRWEEGVLGRAFPDDYPPYARRVPRYFPNPFRPH, encoded by the coding sequence ATGATCGCCTCCGGAGTCGCAGAAGATGTGCGGAAGCGCTCGGGGGCGTACTGGCGCGACCTCGTCTTCAGCCGGCTACTGCCCGCTTTGTTCTTCAGCGTGTTCCTGGCCCGGCAGCTCCTGTTCGTCTGGGAAGGGTTCCACTCGATCCGCCAGCCGTCCGATCTCCTCTTCGTCCTGCAGCAGCTCCTCGCCCTGGCCTATTTCACGATGCTGGTCGTCCTCTACAGCACCCGGCTGCCCAAGCGCGGCACCGACCACCGGCTGGCCGTGGTGCTGATCGCGTTCACCGGCACCTTCTCGGCGATCGGCGCCAGCTTCCTGCCCGGGGGAGGCCATCGCGAAGGGCTGGTCCTCTTCGCCGACATCACGGCCACCGCCGGCCTCGCATACTCGGTGTGGGGACTCGCGTACCTCCGCCGGTCGTTCTCGATCATCCCCGAGGCCCGCCGGCTGGTGACGGGAGGGCCCTACTCTTTCAGCCGGCACCCCGTCTACCTGGGTGAGGTCGTCACCGCCATCGGCGTCAACCTGGCCACCGCCGGGTGGCCGGGCGGGCTGGCTGTGCTGTACTTCGTCATCTGCGAGCTGCTGCGCATCCGGTGGGAGGAAGGCGTGCTCGGGCGAGCCTTCCCCGATGATTACCCGCCGTATGCGCGGCGGGTGCCGCGGTACTTTCCCAACCCGTTCAGGCCTCACTGA
- a CDS encoding Flp family type IVb pilin, producing MKLRSLTTRQEGQGMVEYALILVLVSIVVIVILLTMGNQIKNVFSNVVAALG from the coding sequence ATGAAGCTTCGCAGCCTTACGACTCGTCAGGAAGGGCAGGGTATGGTTGAGTACGCTCTGATCCTCGTGCTCGTCTCAATCGTCGTCATCGTGATCCTTCTTACGATGGGTAACCAGATCAAGAACGTGTTCTCGAACGTCGTAGCCGCTCTCGGCTAA